A single window of Streptomyces sudanensis DNA harbors:
- a CDS encoding terpene synthase family protein, translating into MPRPDTFTVPEFHLPFEDRTAPGGGHANAGATAWAVDRGLIEAEAAEQFAGIGFGHLAARVGHGASPDELLLLARWMAWSFVLDDQHDLLIRTGRLDDWRPLSDAMAHHLAGGPADVPAAVRDNPLVSSFTELCDRALAGMTPPLRSRYRRHVPRMLRSLDEEAANRRPGHRPTVEEYVLTRRHSSQLLPMMDMVEAARGVEVPDEADASPALRELAWSAVDVISWGNDVFSFPKEHSCGDTNNLVALLVLWHGLTPAEAVRAVAERVRARVEDFLAAARDLPRALDALGVTDPAARTAVEHRVRGYQDWMIGTDLWQRHDCTRYRDERFAAGLDAAYTRPDLVPVT; encoded by the coding sequence ATGCCCCGTCCCGACACCTTCACCGTCCCGGAGTTCCACCTGCCCTTCGAGGACCGCACGGCACCGGGGGGCGGGCACGCCAACGCCGGGGCGACCGCCTGGGCCGTCGACCGCGGCCTGATCGAGGCGGAGGCGGCCGAGCAGTTCGCGGGCATCGGCTTCGGCCACCTCGCCGCCCGCGTCGGCCACGGCGCCTCCCCGGACGAACTGCTCCTGCTGGCCCGGTGGATGGCCTGGTCCTTCGTCCTCGACGACCAGCACGACCTCCTCATCAGGACCGGCCGCCTCGACGACTGGCGGCCACTGTCCGACGCCATGGCGCATCACCTCGCCGGCGGGCCGGCCGACGTGCCGGCGGCCGTCCGCGACAACCCGCTGGTGTCGTCCTTCACCGAACTGTGCGACCGCGCCCTGGCCGGGATGACGCCGCCGCTCCGAAGCCGCTACCGCCGCCACGTCCCGCGCATGCTGCGCTCCCTCGACGAGGAGGCCGCCAACCGGCGCCCCGGACACCGGCCCACCGTCGAGGAGTACGTCCTGACCCGCCGGCACAGCTCCCAACTCCTGCCCATGATGGACATGGTGGAGGCCGCCCGGGGCGTCGAGGTCCCCGACGAGGCCGACGCGAGCCCCGCCCTGCGGGAACTCGCCTGGAGCGCCGTCGACGTCATCTCCTGGGGCAACGACGTCTTCTCGTTCCCCAAGGAGCACTCCTGCGGCGACACCAACAACCTCGTCGCCCTCCTGGTCCTGTGGCACGGCCTCACCCCGGCCGAGGCGGTGCGGGCCGTCGCGGAACGCGTCCGCGCCCGCGTGGAGGACTTCCTCGCCGCCGCCCGCGACCTGCCCCGCGCCCTGGACGCCCTCGGCGTCACCGACCCCGCCGCCCGCACCGCGGTGGAACACCGCGTCCGCGGCTACCAGGACTGGATGATCGGCACCGACCTGTGGCAGCGCCACGACTGCACGCGGTACCGGGACGAGCGGTTCGCCGCGGGCCTCGACGCCGCGTACACACGCCCGGACCTGGTCCCGGTGACGTAG
- a CDS encoding M4 family metallopeptidase: MSPYSRTSRRTSLRAAALAATAAMVVVGVQSGTATATGAGSAPAQTAGAAPAVPFSAGDRVAALRSAQAGAAATAERIGLDTAREKLLVRDVVKDADGTVHTRYERTYAGLPVLGGDLVVHTAEDGRSKGVTKAVRAKIAVATTEAAVAPATARKAALSAAAAEEDTTGTPSAAASRKVIWAGGGKPVLAYETVVHGLQHDGTPSELHVVTDAASGKELYAYQAIETGTGTSQYSGTVPLGTTPTTSGFSLTDGARGGHRTYDLNGGTSGTGTLFTDADDLWGNGLTTSRQTAAVDAHYGAALTWDFYKTQLGRNGIAGDGRAAYSRVHYGNNYANAFWSDSCFCMTYGDGANNAKPLTSIDVAAHEMTHGLTSRTAGLRYSGESGGLNEATSDILGAAVEFHANNAKDPGDYLVGEKVDIRGNGTPLRYMDKPSKDGKSADYWSSAVGSLNVHNSSGVGNHFFYLLSEGSGAKTINGVSYSSPTYDGAPVTGIGRVKAYQVWYKALTAYMTSTTSYAGARAATLRAATDLYGAGSAEYQAVARAWTAVNVK, from the coding sequence GTGTCCCCGTACTCCCGCACGTCGCGACGCACCTCCCTGCGCGCCGCCGCACTCGCCGCCACCGCCGCCATGGTCGTCGTGGGCGTGCAGTCCGGCACCGCCACGGCCACCGGCGCCGGTTCCGCCCCGGCCCAGACCGCCGGGGCCGCGCCGGCCGTCCCGTTCTCCGCCGGCGACCGGGTCGCCGCCCTCCGCTCGGCGCAGGCCGGAGCCGCCGCGACCGCCGAGCGGATCGGGCTCGACACCGCCCGGGAGAAGCTGCTCGTCCGCGACGTGGTGAAGGACGCCGACGGCACCGTGCACACGCGCTACGAGCGCACCTACGCGGGTCTCCCGGTCCTCGGCGGCGACCTCGTGGTCCACACCGCCGAGGACGGCCGGAGCAAGGGCGTCACCAAGGCGGTCCGGGCGAAGATCGCCGTCGCGACCACCGAAGCCGCCGTCGCCCCCGCCACGGCGCGCAAGGCCGCCCTGTCCGCGGCCGCCGCCGAGGAGGACACCACCGGCACGCCGTCCGCCGCGGCGTCCCGCAAGGTGATCTGGGCGGGCGGCGGCAAGCCGGTCCTCGCCTACGAGACGGTCGTCCACGGCCTCCAGCACGACGGCACCCCGAGCGAGCTGCACGTCGTCACGGACGCCGCGTCCGGCAAGGAGCTGTACGCGTACCAGGCGATTGAGACGGGCACCGGCACCAGCCAGTACAGCGGCACCGTCCCCCTGGGCACCACCCCCACCACCTCCGGGTTCAGCCTCACCGACGGCGCCCGCGGCGGCCACCGGACGTACGACCTGAACGGCGGGACGTCCGGCACCGGCACCCTGTTCACCGACGCCGACGACCTCTGGGGCAACGGCCTGACGACCAGCCGCCAGACCGCCGCCGTCGACGCCCACTACGGCGCGGCGCTCACCTGGGACTTCTACAAGACCCAGCTGGGCCGCAACGGCATCGCCGGCGACGGCAGGGCCGCGTACTCGCGCGTCCACTACGGCAACAACTACGCCAACGCCTTCTGGTCCGACAGCTGCTTCTGCATGACCTACGGCGACGGCGCGAACAACGCCAAGCCGCTCACCTCCATCGACGTCGCCGCCCACGAGATGACCCACGGCCTGACCTCCCGCACCGCGGGCCTGCGCTACAGCGGCGAGTCCGGCGGCCTGAACGAGGCGACCTCCGACATCCTCGGCGCCGCCGTGGAGTTCCACGCCAACAACGCCAAGGACCCGGGCGACTACCTGGTCGGCGAGAAGGTCGACATCCGCGGCAACGGCACCCCGCTGCGCTACATGGACAAGCCCAGCAAGGACGGCAAGTCCGCCGACTACTGGTCCTCCGCGGTGGGCAGCCTCAACGTCCACAACTCCTCCGGCGTGGGCAACCACTTCTTCTACCTGCTCTCCGAGGGCAGCGGCGCCAAGACGATCAACGGCGTCTCCTACAGCTCGCCCACCTACGACGGCGCCCCCGTCACCGGCATCGGCCGCGTCAAGGCGTACCAGGTCTGGTACAAGGCCCTGACCGCGTACATGACGTCCACCACCAGCTACGCGGGCGCCCGCGCGGCGACCCTCCGGGCGGCGACCGACCTGTACGGCGCGGGCAGCGCCGAGTACCAGGCCGTCGCCCGCGCCTGGACCGCGGTCAACGTGAAGTAA
- a CDS encoding MerR family transcriptional regulator — MSTEGTWSIGELAGHAGTTVKTVRFYSDLGLLPEVSRSAGGHRRYGPDSLDRLRLIRSLRGLGLPVAEVGRVLDREDALEDVVAGRLREVGSRMTELRWREAALRLLRDCPPGERADRLHLIGALDVPPSTAPVVRFLRRVLPPRLPARLLSSITDAAVPSPPEDPTPAQVLAFARLNALAAEADGSIAVCRPVAGDPGGQCRPAVLYDGLTEAFALAAPGVREGRAPSDGEALDCFVAAHAGMRGARDTPEFRRRLSRFLDEVAHPRVDRFWRLTAEASASPEPTPGAVDDWLRAALARQLAETAR; from the coding sequence GTGTCCACCGAGGGCACGTGGAGCATCGGGGAGCTCGCCGGGCACGCGGGCACCACCGTGAAGACGGTGCGGTTCTACTCGGACCTGGGGCTGCTGCCCGAGGTCTCGCGCAGCGCCGGCGGCCACCGCCGGTACGGTCCGGACTCGCTCGACCGGCTCCGGCTGATCCGGTCGCTGCGCGGTCTCGGCCTCCCCGTCGCGGAGGTCGGCCGGGTCCTGGACCGGGAGGACGCCCTGGAGGACGTCGTCGCGGGCCGGCTGCGCGAAGTGGGCTCCCGGATGACGGAACTGCGCTGGCGCGAGGCGGCCCTGCGGCTGCTGCGCGACTGCCCGCCCGGGGAGCGCGCCGACCGGCTGCACCTGATCGGGGCGCTGGACGTGCCGCCCAGCACGGCTCCGGTGGTCCGGTTCCTGCGGCGGGTGCTGCCGCCGCGGCTGCCGGCCCGGCTGCTCTCGTCGATCACGGACGCGGCGGTCCCGTCGCCGCCCGAGGACCCGACCCCCGCTCAGGTCCTGGCCTTCGCCCGGCTGAACGCCCTCGCGGCGGAGGCGGACGGCTCGATCGCCGTGTGCCGTCCGGTGGCGGGCGACCCGGGCGGGCAATGCCGTCCGGCGGTGCTGTACGACGGGCTCACCGAGGCGTTCGCGCTGGCGGCACCCGGTGTGCGGGAAGGGCGCGCCCCGTCCGACGGGGAGGCGCTCGACTGCTTCGTGGCCGCCCACGCCGGGATGCGCGGCGCCCGCGACACCCCGGAGTTCCGGCGGCGGTTGAGCCGTTTCCTCGACGAGGTCGCCCATCCCCGCGTCGACCGCTTCTGGCGGCTCACCGCCGAGGCCTCCGCCTCACCGGAGCCGACGCCCGGCGCCGTGGACGACTGGCTGCGGGCCGCCCTGGCCCGTCAGCTCGCCGAAACGGCCCGCTGA
- a CDS encoding S8 family peptidase, whose amino-acid sequence MLPHISAGLRRSAAVAALGAAVALAVPAAPVAAAPQIPAAAPAAMPAAAAAPSGTWAAGTRAYLVITSPGDTSAVRTAVTGKGGTVFAHYDAIGVVVAHSSSSTFATAMRGVTGVQHVGATRTSDVPADAYSPALPATPAQTPTTLTESNRWDMTQIKADQAWAVTTGSATVKVGVLDTGVDDLHQDIAPNFNAADSVSCAYGKPDTRFGAWRDVDTHGTHVAGTIAAAKNGKGVIGVAPGVKISSVRVAEPGTGLFYAENTICGFMWAGDRGFKVTNNSYYTDPWMFNCPDDPDQAAIIEGVRRAQAYAESKGSLQVAAAGNSDYDLANKTTDTSSPNDSTAVTRRITNACLDIPTELPGVVTVSSMGRGNVKASYSNFGQGIVDIAAPGGDGSYGIYSTLPGGKYGNMNGTSMASPHVAGVAALMASVNPSLTPADLRARLASQATDTACPADGRCTGTTANNGFFGEGQTDALKAVGSVTTPGKYFENLTDVTVPDNTTVESPISVTGVSGYAPATLKVGVNIKHTYRGDLVVSLVAPDGSVYLLEDFANSDSGDDVVKTYTVNAASELAAGTWKLRVQDIATQDSGRIDAWNLTF is encoded by the coding sequence ATGCTTCCCCACATATCCGCCGGACTCAGGCGCTCGGCCGCCGTCGCCGCACTCGGCGCGGCCGTCGCCCTCGCGGTCCCCGCGGCCCCCGTCGCGGCGGCCCCGCAGATCCCGGCAGCGGCGCCGGCGGCGATGCCGGCCGCCGCGGCGGCCCCGTCCGGCACCTGGGCCGCGGGGACCCGCGCGTACCTGGTGATCACCTCGCCCGGGGACACCTCGGCCGTACGCACCGCCGTCACCGGCAAGGGCGGCACGGTCTTCGCGCACTACGACGCGATCGGCGTCGTCGTCGCCCACTCCTCGTCCAGCACCTTCGCCACCGCGATGCGCGGCGTCACCGGCGTGCAGCACGTCGGCGCGACCCGCACCTCCGACGTGCCGGCCGACGCGTACTCCCCGGCCCTGCCGGCCACCCCGGCGCAGACGCCGACGACGCTCACCGAGTCCAACCGCTGGGACATGACCCAGATCAAGGCGGACCAGGCGTGGGCGGTCACCACCGGCTCCGCCACCGTCAAGGTCGGCGTCCTGGACACCGGCGTCGACGACCTCCACCAGGACATCGCGCCCAACTTCAACGCCGCCGACTCGGTCTCCTGCGCCTACGGCAAGCCGGACACGCGCTTCGGCGCCTGGCGCGACGTGGACACCCACGGCACGCACGTCGCCGGGACGATCGCCGCGGCGAAGAACGGCAAGGGCGTCATAGGCGTCGCCCCCGGCGTGAAGATCTCCTCGGTCCGCGTCGCCGAGCCGGGCACCGGGCTGTTCTACGCGGAGAACACCATCTGCGGGTTCATGTGGGCCGGCGACCGCGGCTTCAAGGTCACCAACAACAGCTACTACACCGACCCGTGGATGTTCAACTGCCCGGACGACCCCGACCAGGCCGCCATCATCGAGGGCGTCCGGCGGGCCCAGGCGTACGCCGAGAGCAAGGGCTCCCTCCAGGTCGCCGCGGCGGGCAACTCCGACTACGACCTGGCGAACAAGACCACCGACACGTCGAGCCCCAACGACTCGACCGCGGTGACCCGCCGCATCACCAACGCCTGCCTGGACATCCCGACCGAGCTGCCGGGCGTCGTGACGGTCTCCTCCATGGGCCGCGGCAACGTGAAGGCCTCGTACTCCAACTTCGGCCAGGGCATCGTCGACATCGCCGCGCCGGGCGGCGACGGCTCGTACGGCATCTACTCGACCCTGCCGGGCGGCAAGTACGGCAACATGAACGGCACGTCCATGGCGTCCCCGCACGTGGCGGGCGTCGCGGCGCTGATGGCGAGCGTCAACCCCTCCCTCACCCCGGCGGACCTGCGGGCCCGCCTGGCGTCGCAGGCCACCGACACCGCCTGCCCCGCGGACGGCCGCTGCACCGGCACGACCGCGAACAACGGCTTCTTCGGCGAGGGCCAGACCGACGCGCTGAAGGCGGTCGGAAGCGTCACCACGCCGGGCAAGTACTTCGAGAACCTCACCGACGTGACCGTCCCCGACAACACGACGGTGGAGAGCCCCATCTCCGTCACCGGTGTGAGCGGCTACGCGCCGGCCACCCTGAAGGTGGGCGTGAACATCAAGCACACCTACCGCGGTGACCTCGTGGTGTCGCTGGTGGCCCCCGACGGCTCGGTCTACCTGCTGGAGGACTTCGCCAACAGCGACAGCGGCGACGACGTGGTGAAGACGTACACCGTCAACGCCGCCTCGGAACTCGCGGCCGGAACGTGGAAGCTCCGCGTCCAGGACATCGCGACGCAGGACTCCGGCCGGATCGACGCCTGGAACCTCACCTTCTAG
- a CDS encoding SDR family oxidoreductase, with protein MPEATVRIKGLVVVVTGASSGIGRAAALEFARRGASLVLAARGTEALEAVARECRAHRGARAVVQPTDVSDETAVGDLARRALREYGRVDAWVNAAAVAVAGSVQDVPADEVRRVLDVNVMGCVNGARAALPVMRRQGAGVLVDVSSVLGLISSPYNSAYTMSKHALLAFDASLRQELRLAGERGVRVCTVLPATVDTPFFQHLSNRTGRRVRAMPPVYTAHRVARAVVGAVRRPRREVFVGVSARSLRLFTASFPGTLERLGARKVDRGFFVPGESAPYDAGTLFAPPPGPGSVGGGWHGAARTAGRRAVPPIPPPRRPPRGRYGGPGAAADREAAP; from the coding sequence GTGCCGGAGGCAACCGTGCGCATCAAGGGCCTGGTCGTGGTCGTCACCGGGGCGTCCAGCGGGATCGGCAGGGCGGCCGCGCTGGAGTTCGCGCGCCGCGGTGCCTCGCTGGTGCTCGCCGCGCGCGGGACCGAGGCGCTGGAGGCGGTCGCCCGCGAGTGCCGCGCCCACCGGGGCGCCCGGGCGGTCGTCCAGCCGACCGACGTGTCGGACGAGACGGCCGTCGGGGACCTCGCCCGGCGCGCGCTGCGGGAGTACGGGCGCGTCGACGCGTGGGTGAACGCGGCGGCGGTCGCCGTGGCCGGATCCGTTCAGGACGTACCGGCCGACGAGGTGCGCCGGGTGCTCGACGTGAACGTCATGGGGTGCGTCAACGGGGCGCGGGCGGCGCTGCCGGTGATGCGGCGGCAGGGCGCGGGCGTGCTGGTCGACGTGTCGTCGGTGCTGGGCCTGATCTCCTCGCCGTACAACAGCGCCTACACGATGTCGAAGCACGCGCTGCTGGCGTTCGACGCCTCGCTGCGGCAGGAGCTGCGGCTGGCCGGGGAGCGGGGCGTCCGCGTGTGCACGGTGCTCCCGGCGACCGTCGACACGCCGTTCTTCCAGCACCTGTCCAACCGCACCGGCCGCCGGGTGCGGGCCATGCCGCCGGTGTACACGGCGCACCGGGTGGCCCGGGCGGTCGTGGGCGCCGTGCGCAGGCCGCGGCGCGAGGTCTTCGTGGGCGTGTCCGCGCGGTCGCTGCGGCTGTTCACCGCGTCCTTCCCGGGCACGCTGGAGAGGCTGGGGGCGAGGAAGGTCGACCGCGGCTTCTTCGTACCGGGCGAGAGCGCGCCGTACGACGCGGGGACCCTCTTCGCGCCGCCGCCGGGGCCGGGCAGCGTGGGCGGCGGCTGGCACGGCGCGGCCCGCACGGCGGGGCGGCGCGCCGTGCCACCAATCCCGCCCCCGCGGCGGCCGCCGCGGGGGCGGTACGGCGGCCCGGGCGCCGCCGCTGACCGGGAGGCGGCGCC
- a CDS encoding phytoene desaturase family protein yields MPDAVVVGAGPNGLVAANLLADRGWTVEVLEAQDEPGGAVRSDRGVDPGHVSDLFSSFYPLTAASPVIRGLRLHQWGLRWSHAPAVVAHPLLDGRCAVLERDPERTAAGLESLAPGDGAAWQELYALWERVGPDALRALFTPFPPVRPGLRIAARLGAAEGLHLARLALLPARRLGEETFTGEGGRVLLAGNALHADLSPETALGGGFGWLMCMLAQSFGFPVPVGGAGALTGALVRRLADRGGTVRCGRRVTEVVVRDGRARGVRTADGETVTARRAVLADVSAPALYGGLVAWEHLPARLRDDMRRFQWDFATVKVDWALERPVPWAAEGPARAGTVHLADGVDELTRFSAQIARRLVPDRPFLVLGQMTTADPSRSPAGTESAWAYTHVPRTIAGDAGPDGITGAWTPDDQQRMADRMEAVVERYAPGFRAAVRARRVLGPPVLEAMDANLSGGAINGGTSALHQQLVFRPAPGAGRPETPVRGLYLASASAHPGGGVHGAPGANAARAALRTSGASMSALLSAGQRFLARR; encoded by the coding sequence ATGCCCGACGCCGTCGTCGTGGGGGCCGGGCCCAACGGGCTGGTCGCCGCCAACCTGCTCGCCGACCGGGGGTGGACGGTGGAGGTCCTGGAGGCCCAGGACGAACCGGGCGGCGCCGTGCGCAGCGACCGCGGCGTCGACCCCGGCCACGTCAGCGACCTGTTCAGCTCGTTCTACCCGCTCACCGCGGCCTCCCCGGTCATCCGCGGCCTGCGCCTCCACCAGTGGGGCCTGCGCTGGAGCCACGCCCCGGCCGTCGTCGCCCATCCGCTGCTCGACGGCCGCTGCGCCGTCCTCGAACGCGATCCGGAGCGCACCGCCGCCGGGCTGGAGTCCCTCGCCCCCGGCGACGGCGCCGCCTGGCAGGAGCTGTACGCCCTCTGGGAACGGGTCGGCCCCGACGCGCTGCGCGCCCTGTTCACGCCGTTCCCCCCGGTACGCCCCGGACTGAGGATCGCCGCCCGGCTGGGCGCCGCCGAGGGGCTGCACCTCGCCCGCCTGGCCCTGCTGCCCGCGCGGCGGCTGGGCGAGGAGACCTTCACCGGGGAGGGCGGGCGGGTCCTGCTCGCCGGGAACGCGCTGCACGCCGACCTGTCGCCCGAGACGGCGCTCGGCGGCGGCTTCGGCTGGCTGATGTGCATGCTCGCCCAGAGCTTCGGCTTCCCCGTGCCGGTCGGCGGCGCGGGCGCCCTCACCGGCGCGCTGGTACGCCGCCTCGCGGACCGGGGCGGCACTGTGCGCTGCGGGCGGCGCGTCACCGAGGTGGTGGTGCGCGACGGCCGGGCGCGCGGCGTGCGCACCGCCGACGGGGAGACCGTCACCGCGCGCCGCGCCGTCCTCGCCGACGTGTCGGCACCCGCCCTGTACGGCGGGCTCGTCGCCTGGGAGCACCTGCCCGCCCGGCTCCGCGACGACATGCGCCGCTTCCAGTGGGACTTCGCCACGGTGAAGGTCGACTGGGCCCTGGAGCGGCCCGTCCCCTGGGCCGCCGAGGGGCCGGCCCGCGCCGGCACCGTCCACCTCGCGGACGGCGTCGACGAACTCACCCGCTTCTCCGCGCAGATCGCCAGGCGCCTCGTCCCCGACCGGCCGTTCCTGGTGCTGGGTCAGATGACCACCGCCGACCCGTCCCGCTCGCCCGCCGGAACCGAGTCGGCGTGGGCGTACACCCACGTGCCGCGCACGATCGCGGGCGACGCGGGCCCGGACGGCATCACCGGCGCCTGGACGCCGGACGACCAGCAGCGGATGGCGGACCGGATGGAGGCGGTCGTCGAGCGGTACGCGCCCGGCTTCCGCGCGGCGGTGCGGGCCCGCCGGGTCCTGGGCCCGCCCGTGCTGGAGGCCATGGACGCCAACCTCAGCGGCGGCGCCATCAACGGCGGGACGTCCGCGCTCCACCAGCAGTTGGTGTTCCGCCCCGCACCGGGCGCCGGGCGCCCCGAGACGCCGGTGCGGGGCCTGTACCTGGCGTCCGCGTCCGCCCACCCGGGCGGCGGCGTGCACGGCGCGCCCGGCGCCAACGCGGCGCGGGCGGCGCTGCGGACCAGCGGGGCGTCGATGTCGGCGCTGCTCTCCGCGGGGCAGCGGTTCCTGGCCCGTCGCTGA